In one Cellulomonas sp. JZ18 genomic region, the following are encoded:
- the upp gene encoding uracil phosphoribosyltransferase, which produces MRLHVADHPLVAHKLAVLRDERTPSPTFRQLVDELVTLLAYEATRDVRTDEVEIRTPVATTTGVKIADPNPIVVPILRAGLGMLDGMTRLLPTAEVGFLGLQRDEETLEAITYANRLPDDLTGRQCFLLDPMLATGGTLVASIDYLLQRGARDVTAVCLIAAPEGLKVVEEFVGDRADVQVVVAAVDERLDEHAYIVPGLGDAGDRLYGIV; this is translated from the coding sequence ATGCGCCTGCACGTCGCCGACCACCCGCTCGTCGCCCACAAGCTCGCCGTCCTGCGGGACGAGCGGACGCCGAGCCCGACGTTCCGGCAGCTCGTCGACGAGCTCGTCACCCTGCTCGCGTACGAGGCGACGCGCGACGTGCGGACGGACGAGGTCGAGATCCGCACGCCGGTCGCGACGACCACGGGCGTCAAGATCGCCGACCCGAACCCGATCGTCGTGCCGATCCTGCGCGCCGGTCTCGGCATGCTCGACGGCATGACGCGGCTGCTGCCGACCGCCGAGGTCGGCTTCCTGGGCCTGCAGCGCGACGAGGAGACGCTCGAGGCCATCACGTACGCCAACCGCCTGCCGGACGACCTCACCGGGCGGCAGTGCTTCCTGCTCGACCCGATGCTCGCGACGGGCGGCACCCTCGTCGCGTCGATCGACTACCTGCTCCAGCGCGGCGCCCGCGACGTGACGGCCGTCTGCCTCATCGCCGCCCCCGAGGGGCTGAAGGTCGTCGAGGAGTTCGTCGGGGACCGGGCGGACGTGCAGGTCGTCGTCGCCGCCGTCGACGAGCGGCTCGACGAGCACGCGTACATCGTCCCGGGCCTGGGCGACGCGGGCGACCGCCTCTACGGCATCGTCTGA
- a CDS encoding DUF4333 domain-containing protein: MRSALPALTIAATVLLAGCSVHVDTRFVGTDEIEEKVAAALTEKAGRVPDSIECPEQVPAREGADVRCTITDGEQRIGVTVSVTGVRDGFDVSVQIDVDDEPLPAGS; this comes from the coding sequence GTGCGCTCGGCCCTCCCCGCCCTGACGATCGCCGCGACGGTTCTCCTCGCAGGCTGCTCGGTCCATGTCGACACCCGGTTCGTCGGCACCGACGAGATCGAGGAGAAGGTCGCAGCGGCACTCACCGAGAAGGCAGGCCGCGTGCCCGACAGCATCGAGTGCCCCGAGCAGGTCCCGGCGCGGGAGGGTGCCGACGTCCGGTGCACCATCACGGACGGCGAGCAGCGCATCGGGGTGACGGTCAGCGTCACCGGCGTCCGTGACGGCTTCGACGTCTCCGTCCAGATCGACGTGGACGACGAGCCGCTCCCGGCGGGTTCGTGA
- a CDS encoding sigma-70 family RNA polymerase sigma factor encodes MVRDGGADGGIEDDAALLRATRGGDGDAFGRLYERHAGAALVVARQYCDSTADAEDVVADAFAAVHRAIRGGAGPEVAFRAYLFTAVRRTAAVHRTAGRRVEPTDDVATLETAARPVEAAEAPALAGFERSVVARAFRSLPERWQAVLWHAEVEGLTPAEIAPVLGLSANSAAALAYRAREGLRQAYLQQHLHDPLEEGCRGVAGKLGSYVRGGLGTRDTGHVERHLEDCGDCRALVLELGDVNHGMRAVVAPLVLGLLGLGALRHPLPLGGGLGAGTAALAAAPSAGAVGGGAAGTAGGAGSAAAGSGAAGSGAAGGGAAGSGAAAGAASGGTAAGAGGAAGGAAGGAAGAAGGAAGAAAGGSAVAGTAAGGLVGAVAGVASAPAGIAAVGGAAGAAAGAAATGGVVALGGVTATAAAATVGAVAVVAAVVVGATQLLGPGAGTAGATASPTVSGTALVGTVAPSPGTTDGVLPEPLPVPSVSPTDLPELAPEPEPEPEPGPGRAEPDDDTRVLTAPGPDVPSPDPSAGPPPDPTPPPDPEVPPAPAVVVRYDAPVLLAGATGQQIALSVHNGGAAPAVDLLAEVALPAGVRLEEVGGVLAFGAGFSPLVTDGWLCVTTGAHSAACTLPELAPGATARLVLHVAVDESVPVGDHELGLRIAGRYHAWAPPPVPVRVHPSPARLVPAAEPSPVQLVAGRARTLSLPLVNAGGAPVTAEAPATVDLDLPPGVTAEAAAPWSCTREDGRTRCRLPALGGHEATTLVLTLTVPGGTRTGDGTVTAVLGPAPSGAAPRLGVPYTLVRPAAPVVTAPARVEVGLGPVAHLPVDVTNHGDLAASGTVVRVTPPSGAVAVAGGACVPEGSDAVCRLPEPVLAGETVRVLVPLTGAPGAVGELGAASVTVRADDADPSPAVLVGVRGTAPVVTLDEATAVADGDGGGVLAFVVAVAGPAHGGAAADADDVLVRVTLPRGVTHDPGSVLPGTAGCTGGGGTVECRLGRLAAGQRVPVQVNVHVAGALNRSAEVVATAAGATPVRASVRLVAPSAGLTPVWSGVGDLDVTEVGAPLLVCRWGPAPCPAVHHAQDNNGLDMQPLDEAPPPGARARVPVSSETRLALPQGRPVVWAGLYWSGVRGPRDGWSGDLATARLRAPDGTWTDVRAAADAVHEVQDDSGRRYYQSAVDVTALVARGGAGTWALADAAVSDGRTDREPTYYAGWSLVVVHGVEGAGRGSVTVHEGPSWVGRDVASPAFAFVAEAGTRARIGVVGWEGDRGSGDDRLTMSGVGALTPVRWDGSQVVGGGSRANAFDSTATGWRWPNSLGVDAKGFAEVALTSDVATLTPTTSADQYLLGVVTVRTTAPVSLAPPQR; translated from the coding sequence GTGGTGCGTGACGGGGGCGCGGACGGCGGCATCGAGGATGACGCCGCGCTGCTGCGTGCGACGCGGGGCGGGGACGGCGACGCGTTCGGCCGGCTGTACGAGCGGCACGCGGGTGCCGCGCTCGTCGTCGCGCGCCAGTACTGCGACTCGACGGCCGACGCCGAGGACGTCGTCGCCGACGCGTTCGCCGCCGTGCACCGCGCGATCCGGGGCGGGGCCGGGCCCGAGGTCGCGTTCCGCGCCTACCTGTTCACGGCGGTGCGCCGGACGGCCGCGGTGCACCGGACCGCCGGCCGGCGCGTCGAGCCGACCGACGACGTCGCCACCCTGGAGACCGCGGCGCGGCCCGTCGAGGCCGCGGAGGCGCCCGCGCTCGCCGGCTTCGAGCGCAGCGTCGTCGCCCGCGCGTTCCGCTCGCTGCCGGAGCGCTGGCAGGCCGTCCTGTGGCACGCGGAGGTCGAGGGCCTCACGCCCGCCGAGATCGCCCCCGTGCTGGGGCTCAGCGCCAACAGCGCCGCGGCCCTCGCCTACCGGGCCCGCGAGGGGCTGCGTCAGGCGTACCTGCAGCAGCACCTGCACGACCCGCTCGAGGAGGGGTGCCGCGGAGTCGCCGGCAAGCTCGGGTCGTACGTGCGCGGCGGGCTCGGCACGCGTGACACCGGGCACGTCGAGCGGCACCTGGAGGACTGCGGCGACTGCCGCGCGCTCGTCCTCGAGCTGGGCGACGTCAACCACGGCATGCGGGCCGTCGTGGCGCCGCTCGTGCTCGGGCTGCTCGGGCTCGGTGCGCTGCGGCACCCGCTGCCCCTGGGCGGCGGGCTCGGTGCGGGCACCGCCGCGCTCGCGGCCGCGCCGTCGGCCGGCGCCGTCGGCGGCGGTGCCGCGGGTACCGCCGGGGGTGCCGGGAGCGCGGCGGCCGGGAGTGGTGCGGCCGGGAGTGGTGCGGCCGGGGGCGGTGCCGCCGGGAGCGGGGCCGCCGCGGGTGCGGCGAGCGGGGGCACGGCGGCGGGGGCCGGCGGTGCCGCGGGCGGTGCCGCCGGTGGTGCGGCCGGCGCCGCAGGGGGTGCGGCGGGTGCCGCGGCGGGCGGGTCGGCCGTCGCGGGGACCGCCGCCGGCGGCCTCGTCGGCGCCGTCGCCGGCGTCGCGAGCGCCCCGGCCGGGATCGCGGCCGTCGGGGGAGCCGCGGGCGCGGCCGCCGGTGCCGCGGCCACCGGCGGCGTCGTCGCCCTGGGCGGGGTCACGGCCACCGCGGCAGCCGCGACGGTCGGCGCGGTGGCGGTCGTCGCCGCCGTGGTCGTCGGTGCGACGCAGCTGCTCGGGCCCGGGGCGGGCACCGCCGGTGCGACCGCGTCGCCGACCGTCTCGGGCACCGCGCTGGTCGGCACCGTCGCCCCGTCGCCGGGCACGACCGACGGGGTGCTCCCCGAGCCGCTGCCCGTCCCGTCGGTGAGCCCGACGGACCTGCCGGAGCTCGCGCCAGAGCCCGAGCCCGAGCCCGAGCCGGGTCCCGGCCGGGCCGAGCCGGACGACGACACCCGGGTGCTCACCGCCCCCGGCCCCGACGTCCCCAGCCCCGACCCGTCGGCAGGTCCGCCGCCCGACCCGACACCGCCGCCCGACCCCGAGGTGCCGCCCGCGCCCGCCGTGGTCGTCCGGTACGACGCGCCCGTGCTCCTCGCCGGCGCCACCGGGCAGCAGATCGCGCTCAGCGTGCACAACGGCGGCGCGGCGCCCGCGGTCGACCTGCTGGCGGAGGTGGCGCTGCCCGCCGGCGTCCGGCTGGAGGAGGTCGGCGGCGTCCTCGCGTTCGGCGCCGGCTTCTCCCCGCTGGTCACCGACGGCTGGCTGTGCGTCACGACGGGTGCGCACAGCGCCGCGTGCACCCTGCCCGAGCTGGCGCCCGGCGCCACGGCCCGGCTGGTGCTGCACGTCGCGGTCGACGAGTCCGTGCCCGTCGGCGACCACGAGCTGGGCCTGCGCATCGCGGGCCGGTACCACGCGTGGGCGCCGCCGCCGGTGCCGGTGCGCGTCCACCCGTCGCCCGCGCGCCTCGTGCCCGCCGCCGAGCCCTCGCCGGTCCAGCTCGTCGCGGGTCGCGCGCGGACGCTGAGCCTCCCGCTCGTCAACGCCGGCGGCGCCCCGGTCACCGCCGAGGCGCCCGCCACCGTCGACCTCGACCTGCCGCCCGGCGTCACCGCCGAGGCCGCCGCGCCGTGGTCCTGCACCCGCGAGGACGGGCGGACCCGGTGCCGCCTGCCGGCGCTCGGCGGTCACGAGGCCACGACCCTGGTGCTGACGCTGACCGTCCCCGGTGGCACGCGCACGGGCGACGGCACGGTCACGGCCGTGCTCGGTCCGGCTCCCTCCGGTGCGGCGCCGCGCCTGGGCGTCCCGTACACGCTGGTGCGCCCCGCGGCCCCGGTCGTCACGGCACCCGCCCGGGTCGAGGTCGGCCTCGGTCCCGTCGCGCACCTCCCGGTCGACGTGACCAACCACGGCGACCTGGCGGCGAGCGGCACCGTGGTGCGCGTGACGCCGCCCAGCGGGGCCGTGGCCGTCGCGGGCGGCGCGTGCGTCCCCGAGGGCAGCGACGCCGTGTGCCGGCTGCCCGAGCCCGTCCTCGCGGGGGAGACCGTACGCGTGCTGGTCCCGCTCACGGGTGCGCCGGGTGCGGTCGGCGAGCTCGGGGCCGCGAGCGTCACCGTGCGCGCCGACGACGCCGACCCGTCGCCCGCCGTCCTCGTCGGCGTCCGCGGGACCGCGCCGGTCGTCACGCTCGACGAGGCGACGGCCGTCGCCGACGGCGACGGCGGAGGCGTCCTCGCGTTCGTCGTCGCGGTCGCCGGCCCCGCGCACGGCGGCGCGGCCGCGGACGCCGACGACGTCCTGGTCCGCGTGACGCTGCCCCGCGGTGTCACGCACGACCCCGGGTCGGTGCTGCCCGGCACGGCGGGGTGCACCGGGGGCGGCGGCACCGTCGAGTGCCGCCTGGGCCGGCTGGCCGCCGGGCAGCGCGTCCCGGTGCAGGTGAACGTGCACGTCGCGGGCGCGCTGAACCGCTCCGCGGAGGTCGTCGCCACCGCGGCCGGCGCCACCCCCGTCCGCGCGTCCGTGCGTCTGGTCGCGCCGTCCGCGGGCCTGACGCCCGTCTGGTCCGGCGTCGGCGACCTCGACGTCACCGAGGTGGGCGCACCGCTGCTCGTCTGCCGCTGGGGGCCCGCGCCCTGCCCCGCGGTCCACCACGCGCAGGACAACAACGGCCTCGACATGCAGCCGCTCGACGAAGCGCCGCCCCCGGGTGCGCGCGCCCGCGTCCCCGTGTCCTCCGAGACGCGCCTGGCGCTGCCGCAGGGGCGGCCCGTGGTGTGGGCGGGCCTGTACTGGTCCGGCGTGCGCGGCCCGCGCGACGGGTGGAGCGGCGACCTCGCGACGGCGCGCCTGCGCGCGCCGGACGGGACGTGGACCGACGTCCGGGCGGCGGCGGACGCCGTGCACGAGGTCCAGGACGACAGCGGCCGGCGCTACTACCAGTCCGCGGTCGACGTCACGGCCCTCGTGGCGCGCGGCGGGGCGGGGACGTGGGCGCTCGCGGACGCCGCGGTGAGCGACGGTCGCACCGACCGCGAGCCCACCTACTACGCGGGCTGGTCCCTCGTGGTGGTGCACGGCGTCGAGGGCGCGGGTCGCGGGTCGGTGACGGTGCACGAGGGCCCGTCGTGGGTCGGCCGCGACGTCGCCTCACCGGCGTTCGCGTTCGTCGCCGAGGCCGGCACGCGCGCGCGCATCGGCGTCGTGGGCTGGGAGGGCGACCGCGGCTCCGGCGACGACCGGCTGACGATGTCCGGCGTCGGGGCGCTCACGCCGGTCCGCTGGGACGGGTCGCAGGTGGTCGGCGGCGGCTCGCGCGCGAACGCGTTCGACTCGACGGCGACCGGCTGGCGCTGGCCCAACTCCCTCGGCGTGGACGCCAAGGGGTTCGCCGAGGTGGCGCTCACCTCCGACGTCGCGACGCTGACGCCCACGACGTCCGCCGACCAGTACCTCCTCGGCGTCGTGACGGTCCGCACGACCGCACCGGTGAGCCTCGCGCCGCCGCAGCGCTGA
- a CDS encoding LamG-like jellyroll fold domain-containing protein: MERHRAVARTRTTLAACLVAALVGGVAAPAGASAAPEPPAPGAEPPVECVEQTADQLDAVAVAQECGEDVEVLSARTEWQTLYARPDGSLRLEMSAAAVRTRQGKAWRDVDSSLRRTRGGIAPAAPVVGMTFSDGRHGAPLATLRREGHELRLDVPFDLPRPTVDGPRLTYADVLPDVDLVVTVNEDATGFSEVLRVETPEAAADPRLARLSFPIETSSGLDVVEDAGGFAARDGAGEPVFHSATPAMWDSAEASSLPTHSFLALGGTAQRSSASPAADAADGAGEPVGDRAVAPVGGEAVSHLPATVSDDAITIDVDQDMLTDPDTVWPVYIDPPVSGSLHQWSAVRTGVTPAIRFNFADTQGVGLCDPRAPGGDDCPSRYASRLLWRFAGLEQVGAVDGGHVRSAVFSAYGTHTYDCSVRPITAHHIDDFGSGTGWPGSALWDAQHTAHVNHKQACGTGPAWVEFDVTRAARAVADANASVLALGLATDESSMAFWKRYRYDAKLSVVYNRPPAAPTGPRTSSPPSACTTGAGRPLLASTTPILRASLADPDGDSVQATFEVVDVATGGRVWGPYTTAALGSGAEHAVWVGSGLADGRAYQWRVFGRDPSGAQGPTAACEFLVDVTAPDMPVVTPVETGLPAVYRENATGGGIGKRGEFVISAGSSTDVAKFRYSVISDAKNKELVPVAGTSKLTFAPTSDGMHTLYVEAVDRAGNVSAQRVYPFVVQAPGVVALWRLDEGGGSSLFSTSHVDSGPLGNRFPMTSSPYTSRAAGLFQELGIDPTDRALKFDSGADQAATTGPVVGIESSFTVMAFVRLTSMPTRAATAVSQDGGNTSAFELGLIPGGAYSEGPCYKQQWCWGLDMRTAAGGTQKRISAAWPTEATVGDWVHLAVVRDAQAGTLSASFCKVGSVEKGTVIAHPVPRVVTVPFTSSWYAPGKFRLGHGWINSQAEPTPKAYNHWPGDVDEVRVLDTAVPREDLVRYCTRAE; encoded by the coding sequence GTGGAGCGACACCGGGCCGTGGCCCGCACGAGGACGACGCTGGCGGCCTGCCTGGTGGCGGCACTGGTCGGAGGCGTCGCTGCGCCGGCCGGGGCGAGCGCAGCGCCCGAGCCCCCGGCGCCCGGAGCCGAGCCCCCCGTCGAGTGCGTCGAGCAGACCGCCGACCAGCTCGACGCGGTCGCGGTGGCGCAGGAGTGCGGCGAGGACGTCGAGGTGCTGAGCGCGCGCACGGAGTGGCAGACGCTCTACGCCCGCCCGGACGGGTCGCTGCGGCTCGAGATGTCCGCTGCCGCCGTCCGGACGCGGCAGGGCAAGGCCTGGCGCGACGTCGACAGCTCGCTCCGGCGCACCCGCGGCGGGATCGCACCGGCCGCCCCGGTCGTCGGCATGACGTTCTCGGACGGGCGGCACGGTGCTCCGCTCGCCACCCTGCGCCGGGAGGGCCACGAGCTGCGGCTCGACGTGCCGTTCGACCTGCCGCGACCCACGGTCGACGGTCCTCGGCTCACCTACGCGGACGTCCTCCCGGACGTCGACCTGGTCGTGACGGTCAACGAGGACGCCACCGGGTTCTCGGAGGTCCTGCGGGTCGAGACCCCGGAGGCCGCTGCGGACCCGCGCCTCGCCCGGCTGTCGTTCCCGATCGAGACGTCCTCGGGCCTGGACGTCGTCGAGGACGCCGGCGGGTTCGCCGCCCGGGACGGTGCCGGCGAGCCGGTCTTCCACAGCGCCACGCCGGCGATGTGGGACTCCGCCGAGGCGTCGTCCCTGCCGACGCACTCCTTCCTCGCGCTCGGCGGGACCGCGCAGCGGTCGTCCGCCTCGCCAGCGGCGGACGCGGCGGACGGCGCGGGGGAGCCCGTCGGCGACCGCGCGGTCGCCCCGGTCGGCGGGGAGGCCGTCAGCCACCTGCCCGCGACCGTCTCCGACGACGCGATCACGATCGACGTCGACCAGGACATGCTCACGGACCCCGACACGGTGTGGCCGGTCTACATCGACCCGCCCGTCAGCGGCTCGCTGCACCAGTGGTCGGCCGTGCGCACCGGCGTCACGCCTGCCATCCGCTTCAACTTCGCGGACACGCAGGGCGTGGGGCTCTGCGACCCCCGAGCACCTGGCGGTGACGACTGCCCCTCCCGGTACGCGAGCCGTCTCCTCTGGCGCTTCGCGGGCCTGGAGCAGGTCGGCGCCGTGGACGGTGGCCACGTCCGGTCCGCCGTGTTCTCGGCCTACGGCACGCACACCTACGACTGCTCGGTCCGGCCGATCACGGCTCACCACATCGACGACTTCGGCTCCGGCACGGGCTGGCCGGGCAGCGCGCTGTGGGACGCCCAGCACACCGCGCACGTGAACCACAAGCAGGCCTGCGGCACCGGGCCGGCGTGGGTCGAGTTCGACGTCACCCGGGCTGCGCGTGCCGTCGCCGACGCCAACGCGTCGGTCCTCGCGCTCGGTCTCGCGACGGACGAGTCGAGCATGGCGTTCTGGAAGCGGTACCGGTACGACGCAAAGCTGTCGGTCGTCTACAACCGCCCCCCGGCGGCGCCGACGGGCCCGAGGACGAGCTCGCCGCCGTCCGCCTGCACGACCGGCGCCGGCCGGCCCCTCCTCGCCTCGACGACCCCGATCCTGCGCGCCTCGCTCGCCGACCCCGACGGTGACTCGGTTCAGGCCACGTTCGAGGTCGTGGACGTGGCCACCGGGGGCCGGGTCTGGGGCCCCTACACGACGGCGGCGCTGGGGTCGGGAGCCGAGCACGCGGTCTGGGTGGGGTCAGGGCTCGCGGACGGGCGGGCGTACCAGTGGCGCGTCTTCGGCCGCGACCCCAGCGGCGCTCAGGGACCCACCGCCGCCTGCGAGTTCCTCGTCGACGTGACGGCACCTGACATGCCGGTCGTCACGCCCGTCGAGACGGGTCTGCCTGCGGTGTACCGCGAGAACGCGACGGGAGGGGGCATCGGCAAGCGCGGGGAGTTCGTCATCTCGGCGGGCAGCTCCACAGACGTGGCGAAGTTCCGCTACTCCGTCATCAGCGACGCCAAGAACAAGGAGCTGGTCCCCGTCGCTGGGACGTCGAAGCTGACGTTCGCGCCGACGAGCGACGGGATGCACACCCTGTACGTGGAAGCGGTGGACCGCGCGGGGAACGTCAGCGCGCAGCGCGTGTACCCGTTCGTGGTTCAGGCGCCGGGAGTCGTGGCGCTGTGGCGCCTGGACGAGGGTGGCGGGTCGAGCTTGTTCAGTACCTCCCACGTCGACTCTGGCCCGCTCGGCAACAGGTTCCCCATGACGTCGTCGCCCTACACGTCGCGTGCTGCCGGGCTCTTCCAGGAGCTGGGGATCGACCCCACCGACCGTGCGCTCAAGTTCGACAGTGGCGCGGACCAGGCAGCGACCACCGGACCGGTCGTGGGCATCGAGTCGAGCTTCACCGTCATGGCGTTCGTCCGTCTCACGTCGATGCCGACCCGCGCTGCGACGGCGGTCAGCCAGGACGGGGGCAACACGAGCGCGTTCGAGCTCGGGCTGATTCCTGGCGGGGCCTACAGCGAAGGGCCGTGCTATAAGCAGCAGTGGTGCTGGGGGCTCGACATGCGCACCGCGGCCGGCGGTACGCAGAAGCGGATAAGCGCGGCGTGGCCAACCGAGGCGACGGTCGGCGACTGGGTCCATCTCGCAGTCGTCCGCGACGCGCAGGCCGGGACGTTGAGCGCCTCGTTCTGCAAGGTCGGATCGGTTGAGAAGGGCACCGTCATCGCCCACCCGGTCCCGCGCGTGGTGACCGTTCCCTTCACCTCGTCCTGGTACGCACCGGGCAAGTTCCGGCTGGGCCACGGCTGGATCAACAGCCAGGCCGAACCGACCCCCAAGGCGTACAACCACTGGCCCGGCGACGTCGACGAGGTGCGCGTGCTCGACACGGCCGTGCCCCGCGAGGACCTCGTCCGCTACTGCACCCGCGCCGAGTGA
- a CDS encoding LacI family DNA-binding transcriptional regulator, producing MVNRPSGRVTLADVAAHAGVSTGTVSKALNHRSDVAEGTRRRVLDAVAALGYRPATEAPPTRGRALAAVFDGLESPYISSVLQGVLAAATAAGCDLLLRLAPDRAVRSTTTVARAWVAEQRAAGVVGLIGLTLGEPNALLGAAAQAGLPFVVVDPVDVRYPGVVSIGSTNWAGGRTATEHLLELGHRRVAWVGGPPTSTASTERFHGYSAALASAGLPLDPRLVREGPFSLEAGRDHGRALLRLADPPTGVVCGDDEIAVGVLAAARESGVPVPERLSVVGFDDTPQAAWTTPGLTSVHQPLSGMGRMAVETVLAMADGAEPASRQVQLVTTLTVRESTAPAP from the coding sequence GTGGTGAACAGACCGTCGGGACGGGTGACGCTCGCGGACGTCGCCGCACACGCCGGCGTCTCCACGGGGACCGTCTCCAAGGCCCTCAACCACCGCAGCGACGTGGCCGAGGGCACGCGCCGGCGCGTCCTCGACGCGGTCGCCGCGCTCGGCTACCGCCCCGCCACCGAGGCTCCGCCGACGCGTGGGCGCGCACTCGCCGCCGTCTTCGACGGGCTGGAGTCGCCGTACATCTCGAGCGTGCTGCAGGGCGTCCTCGCGGCCGCGACCGCCGCCGGCTGCGACCTCCTGCTCCGCCTGGCGCCCGACCGCGCGGTGCGCAGCACGACGACCGTCGCACGCGCGTGGGTCGCGGAGCAGCGGGCCGCGGGCGTCGTCGGCCTGATCGGCCTGACGCTCGGCGAGCCGAACGCCCTCCTCGGCGCCGCCGCCCAGGCCGGCCTGCCGTTCGTCGTCGTCGACCCCGTCGACGTCCGCTACCCCGGCGTCGTCAGCATCGGCTCGACCAACTGGGCCGGCGGCCGCACCGCCACCGAGCACCTGCTCGAGCTGGGGCACCGGCGCGTCGCGTGGGTGGGCGGACCGCCGACGTCGACCGCGTCCACCGAGCGCTTCCACGGCTACAGCGCCGCACTCGCCTCCGCCGGGCTGCCCCTCGACCCCCGGCTCGTGCGCGAGGGCCCGTTCTCCCTCGAGGCGGGGCGCGACCACGGCCGCGCGCTCCTGCGGCTCGCCGACCCGCCGACCGGCGTCGTGTGCGGCGACGACGAGATCGCGGTCGGCGTCCTCGCGGCCGCGCGCGAGTCCGGCGTCCCGGTGCCCGAGCGGCTGAGCGTCGTGGGCTTCGACGACACCCCGCAGGCGGCGTGGACGACGCCGGGCCTGACGTCGGTGCACCAGCCGCTGTCCGGCATGGGCCGCATGGCAGTCGAGACCGTGCTGGCGATGGCCGACGGTGCCGAGCCGGCGTCGCGCCAGGTGCAGCTCGTCACGACCCTCACGGTCCGGGAGTCGACGGCGCCCGCCCCCTGA
- a CDS encoding lytic polysaccharide monooxygenase: MLGLTVALLAALPAPSAQAHGWISDPPSRQDLCYTGAVKNCGPVQYEPWSVEARKGSMLCSGGGRFTELDNESIAWPRQALKTNQTFTWDIVANHSTSTWEYFVDGRLHTTINDNGALPPKRFTHQINNLPEGNHKIFVRWNIADTVNAFYQCIDAYITPGGNPAPQPTPTTPAPQPTSTTPAPQPGTGSCTATVRAANSWSNGFQGEVTVKAGSTAIKGWKVTVNGATITQAWSSTLSNGNTLANAGWNGSLGAGASTTAGFIASGSASGLSATCTAS; this comes from the coding sequence GTGCTCGGGCTGACCGTCGCGCTGCTGGCCGCCCTGCCCGCACCGTCCGCCCAGGCGCACGGGTGGATCTCCGACCCGCCCAGCCGGCAGGACCTCTGCTACACCGGCGCGGTCAAGAACTGTGGTCCGGTCCAGTACGAGCCGTGGAGCGTGGAGGCCCGCAAGGGCTCGATGCTGTGCTCCGGCGGCGGCCGCTTCACCGAGCTCGACAACGAGTCGATCGCCTGGCCGCGCCAGGCGCTGAAGACCAACCAGACGTTCACCTGGGACATCGTCGCGAACCACTCCACGTCGACGTGGGAGTACTTCGTGGACGGCCGGCTGCACACCACGATCAACGACAACGGGGCACTGCCGCCCAAGCGGTTCACGCACCAGATCAACAACCTGCCCGAGGGCAACCACAAGATCTTCGTCCGGTGGAACATCGCCGACACGGTGAACGCGTTCTACCAGTGCATCGACGCGTACATCACGCCCGGCGGCAACCCCGCGCCGCAGCCCACCCCGACCACGCCGGCGCCGCAGCCGACGTCGACGACCCCGGCGCCGCAGCCGGGCACCGGCTCCTGCACCGCCACGGTCCGTGCCGCCAACTCCTGGAGCAACGGCTTCCAGGGTGAGGTCACGGTGAAGGCGGGCAGCACGGCGATCAAGGGCTGGAAGGTCACCGTGAACGGCGCGACCATCACGCAGGCGTGGAGCTCCACGCTCAGCAACGGCAACACGCTCGCCAACGCGGGCTGGAACGGCAGTCTCGGCGCAGGTGCCTCGACGACCGCGGGCTTCATCGCCAGCGGCAGCGCGAGCGGCCTGAGCGCCACCTGCACCGCCAGCTGA
- a CDS encoding Sir2 family NAD-dependent protein deacetylase, with translation MSTSPARPVAARGTLDDVVDLLSGRRLTVLTGAGVSTDSGIPDYRGPDSPPRTPMTFQQFVGDEAFRRHYWARNHVGWRHVHETHPNAGHRALAALEQRGVVLGLITQNVDLLHEAAGSRNVIDLHGRYDRVVCLRCGTVVPRAALADRLEALNPGFVERVGGEVGDVEIAPDADAVIEQTQDFRVQACWAPDPDDASRPCGGVLKPEIVYFGENVPRERVDRAYAMVDAGDALLVAGSSLSVQSGLRFVRHAAQADKPVVVVNRGETRGDRFATLTLHAGTSETLAALVTLLPTP, from the coding sequence GTGAGCACGTCCCCGGCCCGTCCCGTCGCCGCCCGCGGCACCCTCGACGACGTCGTCGACCTGCTCAGCGGCCGCCGGCTCACGGTGCTGACGGGTGCGGGCGTCTCCACCGACTCCGGCATCCCCGACTACCGGGGCCCCGACTCCCCGCCGCGCACCCCGATGACGTTCCAGCAGTTCGTGGGCGACGAGGCGTTCCGCCGGCACTACTGGGCCCGCAACCACGTCGGCTGGCGGCACGTGCACGAGACGCACCCGAACGCCGGGCACCGCGCGCTCGCGGCGCTGGAGCAGCGGGGCGTCGTCCTCGGCCTGATCACGCAGAACGTCGACCTGCTGCACGAGGCGGCGGGCTCGCGGAACGTCATCGACCTGCACGGCCGGTACGACCGCGTCGTGTGCCTGCGCTGCGGCACGGTGGTGCCGCGCGCGGCGCTCGCGGACCGGCTCGAGGCGCTCAACCCCGGGTTCGTGGAGCGGGTGGGCGGCGAGGTCGGCGACGTGGAGATCGCGCCGGACGCCGACGCGGTCATCGAGCAGACGCAGGACTTCCGCGTCCAGGCCTGCTGGGCGCCCGACCCCGACGACGCGTCGCGCCCGTGCGGCGGCGTCCTGAAGCCGGAGATCGTCTACTTCGGCGAGAACGTGCCCCGCGAGCGCGTGGACCGGGCGTACGCGATGGTCGACGCCGGGGACGCGCTGCTCGTCGCGGGCTCGTCCCTCTCGGTGCAGTCGGGGCTGCGGTTCGTGCGACACGCCGCGCAGGCGGACAAGCCCGTGGTCGTCGTCAACCGCGGCGAGACCCGCGGCGACCGCTTCGCGACCCTGACCCTGCACGCCGGCACGTCGGAGACCCTCGCGGCCCTGGTCACCCTCCTCCCCACCCCCTGA